CGTTCGAGGGGCTCGACCCCTCGTCGCGCAGCGATCTGGTGGCGCTGCTCAATCGCCTGCACGCCGAGCGGGGGGTGACCCTGGTGATCGCCACTCACGACGTCAACGTGGTGCCGGCGATGGCCGACCAGGTCTACGTGCTGCTGCGCGGCGGCGAGATCGTGGCGCAGGGGGCGCCGCGCGAGGTCTTCCGCGACCCCGAGATGCTGCGTCGCAGCAACATCGAGCCGCCGGTGCTGGCCGAGCTGTTCCAGCGACTCGAGGCGCAGGGCATTGCGCTCGGCCGGCCGCTCACCGTCGAGGAAGCGGCGAGGAGCCTGGTGGAGTGGGGGGCGCAGGCGAGCGTGCGCGTGCCCGCCGCTCCCGCCCCGCCGCCCGAGACGGCGCGGCTGTCATGACCGGCGATCTGTTCGGCGAGCGGCCGCCGGGGCGGCGGCCCAGCTCCCGCGAGCCGGCCTCGGGCGCCGCCGGCGGCCCGCTCGCCGATCGCATGCGCCCGAGGAGCTTCGACGAGCTGGTCGGCCAGTCGGAGATCCTCCAACCGGGAAGCCCGCTCGCGCTGATGCGCGACGGCCGTCACCTGAGCTCGGTGATCCTGTGGGGGCCGCCCGGCACCGGCAAGACCACCATCGCGCGGCTGCTCGCGAGCGTCGCCGGCGTGCCGTTCGTGGCTTTCAGCGCGGTGCTGTCGGGGGTCAAGGAGGTCAAGGAGACGCTCGCGGAAGCGGCGCGCGAGCGCCAGCGGACCGGCAAGCCCACCCTGATGTTCGTGGACGAAATTCACCGCTTCAACAAGGCCCAGCAAGACGCGTTTCTCGCCCACGTCGAGAAGGGCGACATCGTGTTGATCGGCGCCACCACCGAGAATCCCTCGTTCGAGGTGAACTCGGCGCTGCTCTCGCGCGCGCGCGTGGTGGTGCTGAAGGAGCTGTCCCCGGCGGATCTGCGCGCGGTGCTCGAGCGGGCGCTCGGGGATCCCGAGCGCGGCTACGGTGGAAAGCTGGCGGTGGACGACGACGCCCTCCAGCTGATGGCGGCCGCGGCCGACGGTGACGCGCGCCGCGCGCTCAACACGCTCGAGATCGCCGCGGCGGCGGCGCGCGGCAAGTCGCTCACCGTCGCGCACGTGCGCCAGGCCCTGGCGCGTCGGCATCTGCGCTACGACCGCGCCGGGGAAGAGCACTACAACCTGATCTCGGCGCTGCACAAGTCGCTGCGCGACTCCGACCCGCACGCCGGGCTCTACTGGCTGGCGCGCATGTTCGCGGCCGGCGAGGATCCGCTCTACGTCGCGCGCCGGCTGGTGCGCTTCGCGAGTGAAGACGTCGGCAACGCCGATCCGCAGTCGCTCCCGCTCGCGGTGGCCGCGTTTCAGGCCTATCACCAGCTCGGCAGCCCCGAGGGCGAGCTGGCGATCGCGCAGTGCTGCGTCTACCTGGCCACCGCGCCGAAGAGCAACGCGGTCTACCGCGGGTTCGGCGCCGCGATCGACGAGGTGGGGAAGAGCGGCAGCCTGCCGCCGCCGCTGGTGATCCGAAACGCGCCGACGCGGCTCATGAAGGAGCTGGGTTATGGCGCCGGCTATCAGTACGCCCACGACGAAGCGGGCGGCATCGCCGATCAGCAGCACCTGCCCGATGAGCTCACGGGCCGGCGCTTCTACGAGCCGACCGACAGCGGCCACGAAGCCGAGGTGCGGAAGCGCATGGCCGAATGGGAGCGGCTGATCGCCGCGAAGCGCGGGCCGCGCAAGCCGCCCTAATCGGCGCCGACGACGTCAGCCGGATCAGGCGTCGCGCCGCCAGACCATGAAGAAGAACTGGCTCACGTAGCGGAACGGCCACAGTCGCGCCAGCTCGAACTGCGCGCGGTTGAGCGCGGCGAAGAAAGGCGCTCGATGCAGCCAGCGGAGCGAGGTCGCATCGAAGATCAGGTTGGTGCCGCTGACCCGCACCAGCCGGAGCGGCGGCCCTCCCAGGAGCCGAAGTGCCTTCCACGAGGGATAACGCAGGTGATCCTCGAACACCGGATCCTGCCGGCCGGTGAGGCGGTACTTGATCGCCGCCTTGATGAAGGGCAGCGAGCAGGCGTTGGGCATGGTGACGACCGCGATCCCGCCCGGCGCCAGGCACGAGCGAAGATTCGCGACCACCTG
This genomic window from Candidatus Sulfotelmatobacter sp. contains:
- a CDS encoding replication-associated recombination protein A; this translates as MTGDLFGERPPGRRPSSREPASGAAGGPLADRMRPRSFDELVGQSEILQPGSPLALMRDGRHLSSVILWGPPGTGKTTIARLLASVAGVPFVAFSAVLSGVKEVKETLAEAARERQRTGKPTLMFVDEIHRFNKAQQDAFLAHVEKGDIVLIGATTENPSFEVNSALLSRARVVVLKELSPADLRAVLERALGDPERGYGGKLAVDDDALQLMAAAADGDARRALNTLEIAAAAARGKSLTVAHVRQALARRHLRYDRAGEEHYNLISALHKSLRDSDPHAGLYWLARMFAAGEDPLYVARRLVRFASEDVGNADPQSLPLAVAAFQAYHQLGSPEGELAIAQCCVYLATAPKSNAVYRGFGAAIDEVGKSGSLPPPLVIRNAPTRLMKELGYGAGYQYAHDEAGGIADQQHLPDELTGRRFYEPTDSGHEAEVRKRMAEWERLIAAKRGPRKPP